Proteins encoded within one genomic window of Lactococcus garvieae:
- a CDS encoding ArsC/Spx/MgsR family protein, translating into MSLKIYWRKNCASSKQALLWFETHRIAIECIEITKITHNELIKLLLLTDGGFDDILKNRLTMKGKTKAAIKTLDLMSFEEAIDYLEEHVEILQTPIIIDKNQLFVGFNGSEIRQFIPSINRKLDMRRNNDQGNED; encoded by the coding sequence ATTAGTCTTAAAATATATTGGCGAAAAAATTGTGCTTCTAGTAAGCAGGCACTCTTATGGTTTGAAACGCATAGAATTGCAATAGAATGTATCGAGATCACAAAAATAACTCATAACGAATTAATAAAACTATTATTATTAACGGATGGTGGGTTTGATGATATTTTAAAAAATAGACTTACGATGAAGGGGAAGACAAAAGCAGCTATTAAGACCCTAGATTTAATGTCATTTGAAGAGGCTATAGACTATCTAGAGGAGCATGTGGAAATATTACAAACTCCAATTATTATTGATAAAAACCAACTTTTTGTAGGTTTCAATGGAAGCGAAATACGTCAGTTTATACCAAGTATTAATAGAAAACTCGATATGAGAAGAAATAATGACCAAGGTAATGAAGACTAG
- a CDS encoding cold-shock protein, whose protein sequence is MTKGTVKWFNDAKGFGFITAEDGADVFAHFSEIQSNGFKKLEEGEKVTFDMGEGQRGPQATNINKA, encoded by the coding sequence ATGACAAAAGGAACAGTAAAATGGTTTAATGATGCTAAAGGATTTGGCTTCATTACAGCTGAAGATGGAGCAGATGTGTTCGCACATTTCTCAGAAATCCAAAGTAACGGCTTCAAAAAACTTGAAGAAGGTGAAAAAGTTACATTTGATATGGGCGAAGGTCAACGTGGACCACAAGCTACAAATATTAATAAAGCTTAA
- a CDS encoding bacteriocin — protein sequence MQKGDIIKLSNGQKATVVTADTDKFKNIIIVELEDHDVRVVDRETLTLAPAKYHDNFGSHSKIW from the coding sequence ATGCAAAAAGGAGATATCATTAAATTATCAAACGGACAAAAAGCAACAGTAGTTACAGCAGATACTGATAAATTTAAAAATATTATCATTGTAGAGCTTGAAGATCATGATGTACGGGTGGTTGATCGCGAGACGTTAACCCTTGCACCTGCTAAATACCATGATAATTTCGGCTCTCACAGCAAAATATGGTAA